Proteins encoded within one genomic window of Macaca fascicularis isolate 582-1 chromosome 16, T2T-MFA8v1.1:
- the CA4 gene encoding carbonic anhydrase 4 produces MRMLLALLALLALSAARPSAAAESHWCYESQANSSKDTCLVPGKWGGNCQKDRQSPINIVTRKAKVDKKLGRFSFSGYDKKQTWTVQNNGHSVMMLLGNKASISGGGLPARYQATQLHLHWSNFLDKGSEHSLDGEHFAMEVHIVHEKEKGTSRNMKEAQDPEDEIAVLAFLVEAGPQENKGFRPLVEALSNIPKPEMNTTMAESSLLDLLPKEEKLRNYFRYLGSLTTPTCDEKVVWTVFQEPIQLHREQILAFSQKLYYDKDQKLNMTNNIRPLQRPGQRVVLMSGAPGQLLPWVLPALLGPTLARLLASFLR; encoded by the exons AGTCACACTGGTGCTACGAAAGTCAAGCCAATTCCTCCAAGGACACCTGCTTGG TGCCAGGCAAGTGGGGTGGAAACTGCCAGAAGGACCGCCAGTCCCCCATCAACATCGTCACCAGAAAGGCAAAGGTGGACAAAAAACTGGGACGCTTCTCCTTCTCCGGCTACGATAAGAAGCAAACGTGGACGGTCCAAAATAACGGGCACTCAG TGATGATGTTGCTGGGGAACAAGGCCAGCATTTCTGGAGGAGGACTGCCTGCCCGGTACCAGGCCACACAGTTGCATCTGCACTGGTCCAACTTTCTAGATAAGGGCTCCGAGCACAGCCTGGATGGGGAACACTTTGCCATGGAG gTGCACATAGTAcatgagaaagagaaggggacATCGAGGAACATGAAAGAGGCCCAGGACCCTGAAGACGAGATCGCGGTGCTGGCCTTTCTGGTGGAG gCTGGACCCCAGGAGAACAAGGGCTTCCGGCCGCTGGTGGAGGCACTGTCTAATATCCCCAAACCTG AGATGAACACCACGATGGCAGAGAGCAGCCTGCTGGACTTGCTCCCCAAGGAGGAGAAACTGAGGAACTACTTCCGCTACCTGGGCTCACTCACCACACCGACCTGCGATGAGAAGGTCGTCTGGACTGTGTTCCAGGAGCCTATTCAGCTTCACAGAGAACAG ATCCTGGCATTCTCTCAGAAGCTGTACTACGACAAGGACCAGAAACTGAACATGACGAACAATATCAGGCCCCTGCAGCGGCCAGGGCAGCGCGTGGTGCTCATGTCCGGGGCCCCGGGTCAGCTGCTGCCTTGGgtcctgcctgccctgctgggCCCCACACTGGCCCGCCTGCTGGCCAGCTTCCTGCGATGA